The proteins below are encoded in one region of Mycobacterium shinjukuense:
- a CDS encoding WhiB family transcriptional regulator, with protein sequence MSYEHLRGVVGGIPHTVAGAARVSPISAGRPHLSLVPEAPNAFEPEPEPVPSDQWQDRALCAQTDPEAFFPEKGGSTREAKKICMGCEVRHECLEYALAHDERFGIWGGLSERERRRLKRGVI encoded by the coding sequence ATGTCCTATGAGCACCTTCGGGGTGTAGTGGGGGGCATACCGCACACCGTCGCCGGCGCGGCGCGAGTGTCGCCCATCTCGGCCGGCCGGCCCCATCTGAGCTTGGTCCCCGAGGCGCCCAACGCATTCGAACCCGAACCGGAGCCGGTGCCCAGTGACCAATGGCAGGACCGCGCCCTGTGCGCGCAAACGGATCCGGAAGCGTTCTTCCCGGAGAAGGGCGGGTCCACTCGGGAGGCCAAGAAGATTTGCATGGGTTGCGAGGTGCGCCACGAGTGCTTGGAGTACGCCCTGGCTCATGACGAGCGGTTCGGCATCTGGGGAGGGCTGTCCGAGCGGGAACGTCGCCGCCTCAAACGTGGCGTCATCTAA
- the manA gene encoding mannose-6-phosphate isomerase, class I, with protein MELLRGALRTYAWGSRTALAEFTGRPVPAAHPEAELWFGAHPGDPAWLETPDGQTSLLQALTDDPDGQLGAGSRARFGDVLPFLVKVLAADEPLSLQAHPSAEQAVEGFQREERLGIPVSSPVRNYRDTRHKPELLVALQPFEALAGFRHAARTRELLSALAVSDLDPFIDLLGDQSDADGLRALFTTWITAPQPDIDVLVPAVLDGAIHYVSSGAREFAAEAKTVLELGERYPGDAGVLAALLLNRISLAPGEAIFLPAGNLHSYLRGFALEVMANSDNVLRGGLTPKHVDVPELLRVLDFSPTAEAQLRPPIRREGLELVYDTPTEEFAVALLVLDGDQLGHQVDASTRHEGPQILLCADGATTVHGKSGSLILERGAAAWVAADDGPIRLTASQPAKLFRVTVGL; from the coding sequence GTGGAACTGTTACGCGGAGCGTTACGGACGTACGCCTGGGGATCGCGCACCGCTCTTGCCGAATTCACCGGACGGCCGGTGCCGGCCGCGCACCCCGAGGCCGAACTCTGGTTCGGCGCACACCCGGGTGATCCGGCCTGGCTGGAAACACCCGATGGCCAAACCTCGTTGTTGCAGGCATTGACCGACGATCCGGACGGACAGCTCGGCGCCGGCTCCCGCGCCCGGTTCGGTGACGTGCTCCCGTTCCTGGTCAAAGTGCTGGCCGCCGACGAGCCACTGTCGCTGCAGGCCCATCCGAGCGCCGAGCAGGCGGTCGAGGGCTTCCAGCGGGAAGAACGGCTGGGCATTCCGGTGTCCTCGCCGGTGCGCAACTACCGGGATACCCGTCACAAGCCCGAGTTGTTGGTGGCGCTGCAACCCTTCGAGGCGTTGGCCGGATTTCGGCACGCTGCGCGCACCCGCGAGCTGCTGTCCGCGCTGGCGGTCTCCGACCTGGACCCATTCATCGACTTGTTGGGTGATCAGTCCGACGCCGACGGTCTGCGTGCGCTGTTCACCACCTGGATCACCGCACCCCAGCCGGATATCGACGTGTTGGTGCCCGCCGTGTTGGACGGGGCCATCCACTACGTCAGCTCCGGCGCCAGGGAATTCGCCGCCGAAGCCAAGACGGTGCTGGAACTGGGCGAACGCTACCCCGGCGACGCCGGGGTGCTGGCGGCGTTGTTGCTCAACCGGATCAGCCTGGCACCCGGCGAGGCGATCTTTCTGCCGGCCGGCAACCTGCACAGCTACCTGCGGGGATTCGCGTTGGAGGTGATGGCCAACTCGGACAACGTGTTACGCGGCGGGCTCACCCCCAAACACGTCGATGTGCCCGAGTTGTTGCGGGTGCTGGACTTCAGCCCGACCGCCGAGGCCCAGCTGCGCCCGCCGATTCGCCGCGAGGGCTTGGAGTTGGTGTATGACACCCCGACCGAGGAGTTCGCCGTCGCGCTGCTGGTGCTCGACGGCGATCAGCTCGGCCACCAGGTCGACGCGTCGACGCGCCATGAGGGCCCGCAGATCCTGCTGTGCGCCGACGGCGCCACCACGGTGCACGGCAAGTCCGGCTCGCTCATCCTGGAACGCGGCGCGGCCGCGTGGGTGGCGGCCGACGACGGCCCCATCCGGCTGACCGCGAGCCAACCGGCCAAGCTGTTCAGGGTGACCGTGGGCCTGTGA
- a CDS encoding coenzyme F420-0:L-glutamate ligase — MTGPDHGSAATIEILPVTGLPEFRPGDDLAAAVASAAPWLRDGDVVVVTSKVVSKCEGRLVPAPEDTERRDRLRRKLVADESVRVLARKGQTLITENRLGLVQAAAGVDGSNVGRAELALLPVDPDASAAALRAGLRQRLGVTVAVVITDTMGRAWRTGQTDVAVGAAGLSVLHNYSGAVDGYGNHLVVTEIAVADEIAAAADLVKGKLTALPVAVVRGVPVTDDGSTARHLLRPGSEDLFWLGTAEAIELGRRQAQLLRRSVRRFSDQPVPSDLVEAAAAEALTAPAPHHTRPVRFVWLRTRATRIRLLDRMKDKWRADLAGDGKPADAVERRLARGQILYDAPEVVIPMLVPDGAHPYPDAARTDAEHTMFTVAVGAAVQALLVALAVRGLGSCWVGSTIFAADLVRHELRLPVDWEPLGAIAIGYPAEPTGVRDPVPAAELLIRK, encoded by the coding sequence GTGACCGGCCCCGACCACGGCTCCGCCGCCACGATCGAGATCCTGCCGGTCACCGGGCTTCCCGAATTCCGCCCGGGCGACGATCTGGCCGCCGCGGTCGCTTCGGCCGCGCCCTGGCTGCGCGACGGCGACGTCGTGGTGGTCACCAGCAAGGTGGTGTCCAAATGCGAGGGCCGGCTGGTGCCCGCACCCGAAGACACCGAGCGCAGAGACCGATTGCGCCGCAAGCTGGTCGCCGACGAGTCGGTGCGCGTGCTGGCGCGCAAGGGCCAGACGTTGATCACCGAGAACCGGCTCGGACTGGTCCAGGCCGCCGCCGGGGTGGACGGCTCCAACGTCGGGCGCGCCGAACTGGCGCTGCTGCCCGTCGATCCCGATGCCAGTGCGGCGGCCCTGCGCGCCGGGCTGCGCCAGCGGCTCGGCGTCACCGTCGCCGTGGTCATCACCGACACCATGGGCCGCGCCTGGCGCACCGGCCAGACCGACGTCGCCGTCGGCGCCGCCGGTCTTTCGGTGCTGCACAACTATTCGGGTGCCGTCGACGGATACGGCAACCACCTGGTCGTCACCGAGATCGCGGTCGCCGACGAGATCGCCGCGGCGGCCGATCTGGTCAAAGGCAAGCTGACCGCGCTGCCGGTGGCCGTGGTCCGCGGAGTGCCGGTGACCGACGACGGCTCGACCGCCCGGCACCTGCTGCGGCCGGGCAGCGAAGACCTGTTCTGGCTCGGCACCGCCGAAGCCATCGAGCTCGGTCGCCGCCAGGCGCAACTGTTGCGCAGGTCGGTGCGCCGGTTCAGCGACCAGCCGGTGCCGAGCGATCTCGTCGAGGCCGCCGCGGCCGAGGCGCTCACCGCGCCGGCGCCGCACCACACCCGGCCGGTGCGGTTCGTGTGGCTGCGGACCCGCGCCACCCGCATCCGGCTGCTGGATCGGATGAAAGACAAGTGGCGCGCCGACCTCGCCGGTGACGGCAAGCCCGCCGACGCCGTCGAGCGCCGGCTGGCCCGTGGTCAAATCCTCTACGACGCACCCGAAGTCGTCATCCCCATGCTGGTGCCCGACGGCGCACACCCCTACCCCGACGCCGCGCGCACCGACGCCGAGCACACCATGTTCACCGTCGCGGTCGGAGCGGCCGTGCAGGCCCTGCTGGTCGCGCTGGCGGTGCGCGGGCTGGGCAGTTGCTGGGTCGGCTCGACCATCTTTGCCGCCGACCTGGTGCGCCACGAGCTGCGACTACCCGTCGACTGGGAGCCGTTGGGCGCCATCGCGATTGGCTACCCAGCCGAGCCGACCGGGGTGCGTGACCCGGTGCCCGCCGCGGAGCTGTTGATCCGCAAATGA
- a CDS encoding phosphomannomutase/phosphoglucomutase translates to MPWPAAAVHRVIKAYDVRGLVGEEIDEALAADLGAAFARRMRAESARRVVIGHDMRDSSPSLAAAFAAGVAGQGLDVVRIGLASTDQLYFASGLLDCPGAMFTASHNPAAYNGIKLCRAGARPVGVDTGLGAIGDDLIGGVPGYAGPAGTLTDHDVLAEYGAFLRSLVNTSGLRPLRVAVDAGNGMAGHTAPAVLGAIDSITLLPLYFELDGSFPNHEANPLDPANLVDLQEYVGAVGADIGLAFDGDADRCFVVDERGQPVSPSAVTGLVAARELGREIGATVIHNVITSRAVPELIVEHGGTPVRSRVGHSYIKALMAETGAIFGGEHSAHYYFRDFWGADSGMLAALYVLAALGEQSRPLSELTADYQRYESSGEINFTVADAPACVDAVLKSFGGRIQSIDHLDGVTVDLGEHTWFNLRSSNTEPLLRLNVEGRSVEDVEAVVSQVSAEIAAHTAADEAGP, encoded by the coding sequence ATGCCTTGGCCCGCCGCGGCTGTCCACCGTGTGATCAAGGCGTATGACGTGCGTGGGCTGGTCGGCGAAGAGATCGACGAGGCGCTGGCCGCCGACCTGGGTGCCGCATTCGCCAGGCGGATGCGGGCCGAGTCCGCCCGCCGGGTGGTGATCGGCCACGACATGCGGGACAGCTCGCCGTCGCTGGCGGCCGCTTTCGCGGCCGGGGTAGCCGGTCAGGGTCTGGACGTGGTGCGCATCGGTTTGGCGTCCACCGATCAGCTCTACTTCGCCTCGGGGCTGCTGGATTGCCCGGGCGCGATGTTCACCGCCAGCCACAATCCGGCGGCGTACAACGGCATCAAGCTGTGCCGGGCCGGTGCCCGGCCGGTCGGTGTGGACACCGGGCTCGGCGCCATCGGCGACGACCTCATCGGCGGCGTCCCCGGCTATGCGGGGCCGGCCGGAACCCTCACCGACCACGACGTGCTGGCCGAGTACGGGGCCTTCCTGCGATCGCTGGTGAACACCTCGGGGCTGCGTCCCCTGCGGGTGGCCGTGGACGCCGGCAACGGCATGGCCGGTCACACCGCGCCGGCCGTGCTTGGCGCGATCGACTCGATCACCTTGTTGCCCTTGTACTTTGAGCTTGACGGGTCATTCCCCAATCACGAGGCCAACCCGCTGGACCCGGCCAACCTGGTGGACCTGCAAGAGTATGTCGGCGCCGTCGGCGCCGACATTGGGCTGGCCTTCGACGGCGACGCCGACCGGTGCTTCGTGGTCGACGAACGTGGCCAGCCGGTTTCGCCGTCGGCGGTGACCGGTTTGGTGGCCGCGCGCGAGCTCGGCCGCGAGATCGGCGCCACCGTGATCCACAACGTGATCACCTCGCGCGCGGTGCCCGAACTGATCGTCGAGCATGGCGGCACGCCGGTGCGTTCGCGGGTGGGGCACTCTTACATCAAGGCGCTGATGGCCGAGACCGGCGCGATTTTCGGCGGTGAACATTCGGCGCACTACTACTTCCGCGACTTCTGGGGCGCCGATTCTGGAATGCTGGCCGCGCTGTACGTGCTGGCCGCGCTCGGCGAGCAGAGCAGGCCGTTGTCGGAGCTGACCGCCGACTACCAGCGTTACGAATCCTCCGGCGAGATCAACTTCACCGTGGCCGACGCGCCGGCCTGTGTGGACGCCGTGTTGAAGTCGTTCGGCGGCCGGATTCAGTCCATCGATCACCTGGACGGGGTGACGGTGGACCTGGGCGAGCACACCTGGTTCAACCTGCGAAGCTCCAACACCGAGCCGCTGCTGCGGCTCAACGTGGAGGGACGCAGCGTCGAGGACGTCGAAGCGGTGGTCAGCCAGGTCAGCGCGGAAATCGCCGCCCACACCGCCGCCGACGAGGCCGGTCCGTGA
- a CDS encoding serine/threonine-protein kinase has protein sequence MNATRLVDLEDTDGLLAADRDGLLRAASTAGAQVRAVAAAADEGDLDSLRGDHRPRTVIWVAGRGTAETAGAMLAATLGAVATEPIAVATEAPPWVGPLDVLIVAGADPGDPALVTAAATGVRRGARVVVVAPYEGPLRDSTAGRVTVLAPRLPVPDEFGLSRYLAAGLATLHAVDPRLRIDLASFADELDAEALRNSAGRQVFTNPAKTLAARVWDRPVALAGDGAATLALARHGSSVLLRIARQVVATAGLADAVVAVRAGLPDRAGVGAAALFHDEQIDGPLPQRLRVLALTLAAERTVVAARVAGLDDVYLVTADDVAVPEPPGLRAGSAAPGGADGAELQLAILAVRLEMAAVYLRLVRG, from the coding sequence GTGAACGCCACCCGGCTGGTCGATCTGGAAGACACCGATGGCCTGCTGGCCGCCGACCGGGACGGCCTGCTCCGGGCCGCGTCCACGGCGGGCGCGCAGGTGCGTGCCGTCGCCGCCGCGGCCGACGAGGGCGACCTGGACTCGCTGCGTGGCGATCACCGTCCACGCACCGTGATTTGGGTGGCAGGCCGGGGTACGGCCGAGACCGCCGGGGCCATGCTGGCCGCGACGTTGGGGGCGGTGGCCACCGAGCCGATCGCGGTCGCCACCGAGGCGCCGCCCTGGGTGGGGCCGCTCGACGTGCTGATCGTCGCCGGCGCCGACCCCGGTGATCCGGCGCTGGTCACCGCCGCCGCGACCGGGGTGCGCAGGGGCGCGCGGGTCGTCGTGGTGGCCCCGTATGAGGGCCCGCTGCGCGACTCCACGGCCGGCCGGGTCACGGTGTTGGCACCGCGGTTACCGGTTCCCGACGAATTCGGGTTGTCCCGTTATCTGGCAGCGGGCCTGGCCACCCTGCACGCCGTGGACCCCAGGCTGCGCATCGACCTGGCGTCGTTTGCCGACGAGCTGGATGCCGAGGCGCTGCGCAACAGCGCGGGCCGGCAGGTGTTCACCAATCCGGCCAAGACCCTGGCCGCGCGGGTGTGGGATCGCCCGGTGGCACTGGCCGGTGACGGCGCGGCGACGCTGGCGCTGGCCCGACATGGCAGCTCGGTGCTGCTGCGGATCGCGCGCCAGGTGGTGGCCACCGCCGGGCTGGCGGATGCGGTGGTGGCGGTGCGCGCCGGCCTGCCCGACCGTGCAGGTGTTGGCGCGGCCGCCCTGTTCCACGACGAACAGATCGACGGGCCGCTGCCGCAGCGGCTGCGGGTGCTGGCGCTGACGCTGGCCGCCGAGCGTACGGTGGTGGCCGCTCGGGTCGCCGGGCTCGACGATGTCTACCTGGTCACGGCCGACGATGTCGCGGTGCCGGAACCGCCGGGCCTGCGGGCCGGGTCGGCGGCGCCGGGGGGCGCCGACGGTGCGGAGCTGCAACTGGCAATATTGGCGGTTCGGCTGGAGATGGCCGCGGTGTACTTGCGATTGGTGCGGGGATAG
- a CDS encoding metallopeptidase family protein, whose amino-acid sequence MRGPLLPPTVPGWRSRAERFDMAVLEAYEPIEERWKDRLSELDVAVDEIPRIAAKDPDSVQWPPEVIADGPIALARLIPAGVDVRGNATRARIVLFRKPIERRAKDTIELGELLHEILVAQVATYLDVDPEVIDPTIDD is encoded by the coding sequence ATGCGCGGTCCGCTGCTACCGCCGACGGTGCCGGGGTGGCGCAGCCGGGCCGAACGGTTCGACATGGCGGTGCTGGAGGCCTACGAACCCATCGAGGAGCGGTGGAAGGACCGGTTGTCGGAGCTGGATGTCGCGGTCGACGAGATCCCCCGCATCGCCGCCAAGGATCCCGACAGCGTGCAGTGGCCACCCGAGGTTATCGCCGACGGGCCGATCGCGCTGGCGCGCTTGATCCCGGCCGGGGTCGACGTCCGCGGCAATGCCACGCGGGCGCGAATTGTCTTGTTTCGCAAGCCAATCGAGCGACGGGCGAAAGACACTATCGAGCTTGGCGAGCTGCTGCACGAGATCCTGGTGGCCCAGGTGGCCACCTACCTGGACGTCGACCCCGAGGTGATCGACCCGACGATCGACGACTAA
- a CDS encoding DUF3499 domain-containing protein has translation MNVPRRCCRPGCPHYAVATLTFVYSDSTAVVGPLATAPEPHSWDLCVGHAGRITAPRGWDLVRHAGPLPTHPDEDDLVALADAVREGGPIGGSHAGALVGVSGAAHTGFGDPFGHHTGTHATAPNGGAFGPAEHRSGRRRGHLRVLPDPAD, from the coding sequence GTGAACGTACCCCGTCGCTGCTGCCGGCCCGGGTGTCCGCACTATGCAGTGGCAACGTTGACGTTCGTCTACTCGGACTCGACGGCGGTGGTCGGCCCGCTTGCCACCGCGCCGGAGCCGCATTCCTGGGATCTCTGCGTCGGCCATGCCGGCCGCATCACCGCACCGCGCGGGTGGGATCTCGTGCGCCACGCCGGGCCGCTGCCCACCCATCCCGATGAGGACGACCTGGTGGCGTTGGCCGACGCGGTGCGCGAGGGCGGCCCGATCGGGGGATCCCACGCGGGGGCGTTGGTGGGCGTGTCGGGTGCTGCGCATACCGGGTTCGGCGACCCTTTCGGTCACCACACCGGCACCCACGCCACGGCACCCAACGGTGGCGCGTTCGGCCCGGCTGAGCATCGCTCCGGCCGCCGGCGCGGACATCTGCGGGTATTGCCCGATCCGGCCGACTGA
- the cofD gene encoding 2-phospho-L-lactate transferase — MKVAVLVGGVGGARFLLGVQRLLGLGQFATRHPGPDHQLTAVVNIGDDAWIHGLRVCPDLDTCMYTLGGGVDPQRGWGHRDETWHAMGELARYGVQPDWFELGDRDLATHLVRTQMLRAGYPLSQVTAALCDRWQPGARLLPASDDRCETHVVVTVDETRKAIHFQEWWVRHRAQLPTHGFAYVGAEKASATTDAVRAIGDADVIMLAPSNPVVSIGAILAIPGIRAALRSAGAPVVGYSPIIGGKPLRGMADTCLSAIGVAATAEAVGRHYGARAATGILDCWLVHDGDKADVKAEIDGVTVRSIPLLMRDPTATAEMVRAGLDVAGVAV; from the coding sequence GTGAAGGTCGCCGTGCTGGTCGGTGGAGTCGGCGGGGCCCGCTTCCTGCTCGGGGTCCAGCGGCTGCTGGGACTGGGCCAGTTTGCCACCCGCCACCCCGGGCCGGATCACCAGCTCACCGCCGTCGTCAACATCGGCGACGACGCCTGGATCCACGGGCTGCGCGTCTGCCCGGATCTGGACACCTGCATGTACACCCTGGGCGGCGGCGTCGACCCGCAGCGCGGCTGGGGCCACCGCGACGAAACCTGGCACGCCATGGGGGAACTCGCGCGCTACGGCGTGCAGCCCGATTGGTTCGAACTCGGCGACCGCGATCTGGCCACCCATCTGGTGCGCACCCAGATGCTGCGGGCCGGCTATCCGCTGTCGCAGGTCACCGCCGCGCTGTGTGACCGCTGGCAACCGGGCGCGCGGTTGCTGCCGGCCAGCGACGACCGGTGCGAAACCCACGTGGTGGTCACCGTCGACGAGACCCGCAAGGCGATCCATTTCCAGGAGTGGTGGGTGCGCCATCGCGCCCAGCTGCCGACGCACGGCTTCGCCTACGTTGGAGCCGAAAAGGCCAGCGCCACAACCGACGCCGTGAGAGCCATCGGCGACGCCGACGTCATCATGCTGGCGCCGTCCAACCCGGTGGTCAGCATCGGCGCCATCCTGGCCATCCCCGGGATCCGCGCGGCGTTGCGGTCGGCCGGCGCGCCGGTCGTCGGCTATTCACCGATCATCGGCGGAAAGCCGTTGCGCGGCATGGCTGATACCTGTCTCTCGGCGATCGGGGTGGCCGCCACCGCGGAGGCGGTGGGCCGGCACTACGGGGCGCGCGCCGCCACCGGCATACTGGACTGCTGGTTGGTGCACGACGGCGACAAGGCTGATGTGAAAGCCGAAATTGACGGAGTGACGGTGCGATCGATACCACTGCTGATGCGCGACCCCACGGCCACGGCCGAGATGGTTCGCGCCGGGCTGGATGTTGCGGGCGTGGCGGTGTGA
- a CDS encoding FAD-dependent oxidoreductase, which produces MRGHAVVIGASIGGLCAARVLSEFFARVTVFERDELPSTPAHRATVPQDQHLHLLMARGANELEGLFPGLLKDMVAAGVPMLENRPDCIHFGAAGHVLGTGQTLRREFTAYVPSRPHLEWQLRRRIGDIDTIAIVHRGVAQPRFEPARQRVTGVLLDPAGPDAGAPARPEFVAADLVVDAAGRGTRLPVWLTRWGFQRPPEETVDLGISYASQQFRLPDGLIRERVVVAGASHDQSLGLGMLCYEDGTWVLTTFGVARAKPPTTFREMLALADNLLPSHFGAALARAAPIGQPAFHAFPASRWRRYDKLNRFPAGIVPFGDAVASFNPTFGQGMTMTSLQADHLRRALQSADGELAAKLNRATAKTTYPVWLMNAIGDITFHHATAQRIPRWWRPVGALFDQFLGAAETDPVLAEWFLRRFSLLDSLAMVPSAPLIGRAIAHNMRLWLHEQRERRALRRPHRAVTGPRSP; this is translated from the coding sequence GTGAGGGGCCACGCGGTCGTCATCGGCGCCAGCATCGGCGGTTTGTGCGCCGCGCGGGTGCTGTCGGAGTTCTTTGCCCGGGTGACCGTCTTCGAGCGCGACGAGCTGCCGAGCACCCCGGCCCACCGCGCCACCGTTCCCCAGGACCAGCACCTGCACCTGCTGATGGCCCGCGGCGCCAACGAGCTCGAGGGGCTGTTCCCCGGGCTGCTGAAGGACATGGTCGCCGCGGGCGTGCCGATGCTGGAGAACCGGCCGGATTGCATCCACTTCGGGGCCGCCGGCCATGTCCTGGGCACCGGGCAAACCCTGCGCAGGGAGTTCACCGCCTATGTGCCCAGCCGCCCCCACCTGGAATGGCAACTGCGACGACGGATCGGCGACATCGACACCATCGCGATCGTGCACCGCGGCGTCGCGCAGCCACGGTTCGAGCCCGCCCGGCAGCGGGTGACCGGAGTGTTGCTGGATCCCGCCGGCCCGGACGCCGGTGCGCCGGCGCGCCCGGAATTCGTGGCCGCCGATCTGGTGGTCGACGCGGCGGGCCGGGGCACCCGGCTGCCGGTGTGGTTGACGCGGTGGGGATTCCAGCGCCCGCCCGAGGAAACCGTGGACCTCGGCATCAGCTATGCCAGCCAGCAGTTCCGGCTCCCCGACGGGCTGATCCGGGAGCGGGTCGTGGTCGCCGGCGCCTCCCACGATCAGTCGCTGGGGCTGGGCATGCTGTGCTACGAGGACGGCACCTGGGTGCTGACCACCTTCGGCGTGGCCCGGGCCAAGCCGCCGACGACGTTCCGCGAGATGCTGGCGCTGGCGGATAACCTGCTGCCGTCACACTTCGGCGCCGCGCTCGCGCGTGCCGCACCCATCGGCCAGCCGGCTTTCCATGCCTTCCCGGCAAGCAGGTGGCGCCGGTACGACAAGCTGAACCGCTTCCCCGCCGGGATCGTGCCGTTCGGGGACGCGGTGGCCAGCTTCAACCCGACCTTCGGGCAGGGCATGACGATGACGTCGCTGCAGGCCGACCATCTCCGGCGGGCGCTGCAGTCCGCGGACGGCGAGCTGGCCGCCAAACTCAACCGGGCCACCGCCAAGACCACGTATCCGGTGTGGCTGATGAACGCGATCGGCGACATCACGTTCCACCACGCCACCGCCCAGCGCATCCCCCGGTGGTGGCGACCGGTCGGTGCGCTGTTCGACCAATTCCTTGGGGCCGCCGAAACCGATCCCGTGCTGGCCGAATGGTTTTTGCGGCGGTTCTCGCTGCTCGACAGCCTGGCCATGGTGCCGTCGGCGCCGCTGATCGGCCGGGCCATCGCGCACAACATGCGGTTGTGGCTCCACGAGCAGCGGGAGCGGCGCGCGCTCCGGCGGCCACACCGTGCCGTCACAGGCCCACGGTCACCCTGA
- a CDS encoding amino acid permease, with translation MANRWRLKSVEQSIADTDEPTTRLRKDLTWWDLVVFGVSVVIGAGIFTVTASTAGDITGPAIWISFLIAAATCALAALCYAEFASTVPVAGSAYTFSYATFGEFLAWVIGWNLVLELAIGAAVVAKGWSGYLGTVFGFAGGTAHLGSFSLDWGALLIVTLVATLCALGTKLSSRFSAVVTGVKVSVVVLVVVVGAFYVKAANYTPFIPPAEAQHGGDGLDQSVLSMLTGAQGSHYGWFGVLAGASIVFFAFIGFDIVATMAEETRRPQRDVPRGILASLGIVTVLYVAVSLVLSGMVPYTELKTHPGGHSTNLATAFQANGVYWASGIISVGALAGLTTVVMVLMLGQCRVLFAMARDGLLPRGLAKTGSRGTPVRITVLVAVGIATTASVFPITKLEEMVNVGTLFAFVLVSAGVIVLRRLRPDLARGFRAPWVPLLPIASVGACLWLMLNLTALTWIRFGVWLLVGTAIYVGYGRRHSVQGRREFVDKK, from the coding sequence ATGGCCAATCGGTGGCGCCTGAAGTCGGTGGAACAATCGATCGCCGACACCGACGAGCCCACAACCCGGCTGCGCAAGGACCTCACCTGGTGGGACCTGGTGGTCTTCGGTGTCTCGGTGGTGATCGGGGCCGGCATCTTCACGGTCACCGCTTCCACGGCCGGTGATATCACCGGCCCGGCCATCTGGATATCGTTTTTGATCGCGGCGGCCACCTGCGCGCTGGCGGCGCTGTGCTACGCCGAATTCGCCTCCACCGTGCCGGTGGCCGGCAGCGCCTACACCTTCTCGTATGCCACCTTCGGCGAGTTCCTGGCCTGGGTGATCGGCTGGAATCTGGTGCTCGAATTGGCCATCGGCGCGGCCGTGGTCGCCAAGGGCTGGTCGGGCTACCTGGGCACGGTGTTCGGATTTGCCGGTGGCACAGCCCATCTCGGATCGTTCAGCCTCGACTGGGGCGCGCTGTTGATCGTCACGCTGGTGGCCACCCTGTGCGCACTGGGCACCAAGCTGTCGTCGAGGTTTTCGGCGGTGGTCACCGGCGTCAAGGTGTCGGTGGTCGTGCTGGTGGTGGTCGTCGGCGCCTTCTACGTCAAGGCCGCCAACTACACGCCGTTCATTCCCCCGGCCGAGGCCCAACACGGCGGCGATGGGCTCGACCAATCGGTGTTGTCGATGCTGACCGGGGCCCAGGGCAGCCACTATGGCTGGTTCGGTGTGCTGGCGGGGGCGTCGATCGTGTTCTTCGCGTTCATCGGGTTCGACATCGTGGCCACCATGGCCGAGGAGACCAGGCGTCCCCAGCGGGACGTCCCCCGCGGGATCCTGGCGTCGCTGGGGATCGTCACCGTGCTCTACGTCGCGGTGTCGCTCGTGCTGTCCGGCATGGTTCCCTACACCGAGCTCAAGACCCACCCGGGCGGCCATTCGACCAACCTGGCAACGGCGTTCCAGGCCAACGGGGTGTATTGGGCCAGCGGCATCATTTCCGTTGGGGCGCTGGCCGGGCTGACCACCGTGGTGATGGTGCTGATGCTCGGGCAGTGCCGGGTGCTGTTCGCGATGGCGCGCGACGGGCTGTTGCCGCGCGGGTTGGCCAAGACCGGTTCGCGCGGCACCCCGGTGCGGATCACCGTGCTGGTCGCGGTCGGGATCGCCACCACGGCGTCGGTGTTCCCGATCACCAAGCTCGAGGAGATGGTCAACGTCGGCACGTTGTTCGCGTTCGTCCTGGTGTCCGCCGGGGTGATCGTGCTGCGCCGGCTCCGGCCTGATCTGGCGCGCGGGTTCCGGGCGCCTTGGGTGCCGTTGCTGCCCATCGCGTCGGTGGGGGCGTGCCTGTGGCTGATGCTGAACCTGACCGCCTTGACCTGGATCCGTTTCGGTGTCTGGCTGCTGGTGGGGACCGCGATCTATGTCGGCTACGGCCGCCGGCACTCGGTGCAGGGACGCCGGGAGTTCGTCGACAAAAAGTAG